The Henningerozyma blattae CBS 6284 chromosome 9, complete genome DNA segment atttattcttcCTTTGGTAACAATAAGGAGATGTTAGGATGTATTCTGCGGAGTTAATGAATAGCTTGTGATATAGTCAATATATCAATCTTGTTGTATTATTCGATAATtctatatatctatatagTAGTGATTCTTATAGATTAGATCTGAAagttaatatatataggtAAGAGGACAGAGTGTTTTCCGGGTCATCTATCTGTTAGGGATATTTATACATCTTACCCGATTGATGGATATCGCTATATACGGTAGCGTACGATAGACACCCCTGAGAACCCTTATTCCTCTTACctacatatatattaacCTCCAGACCTAATCTATTAGAACCAACActatatagatatatagaACTATCGAATAATACAGCCAGACTGATATATTGACTATATCACAAGCTATTCATTAACTCCGCAGAATACATCCTAACACTATCATATACGCCACCGTAGATAGCGATATCCATCAATCGGGTAAGATTTATAATATCTCTAACATAACATTATAATCCCTactaaaaaatatcaaatagtTCACAGATGAAACATTTaagttttttctttcttgataatttgtttaaatttattaaacttaTAAAGGTAGAGTTGGAGAAAATATCTTGAAACTTAACCAAATGTATTACAACACATTAACTTACTTGAGCATATTTTCACAAAGTGTGTTTTCCCAGGTATATAACTTGATaagatataattttttcccgttaattatataaataactaataatataaatttaccgttttttttttagaagaaAGAAACATTTCTATACTTTGATATACTAAAAACATTAACCAATTATTTTGTtaacaaaaacaaactATAACAGAAAACTATATTTCTGTAAAAACGAAGCCGTAACCTTTACTGAATTGTGACGCGCGCCAAGTCACGTTTTCGGAGAATGCgttttaatgaaaaatcaaaaaaaaactgatataattataatggTGTATTATAAGGGTggcaaaaaataatacatctTTAAGAATagtataaatattctagATAAGAGAATAACCAAAtacaaaaacaaatatgTCTGATCCAAGTTCTATCAATGGGGGTGTTGTTGTGGCGATGACCGGTAAAGATTGTGTTGCCATTGCCTGTGATTTACGTCTGGGAAGTCAATCGTTAGGTGtgtctaataattttgaaaaaatctttCATTATGGCCATGTATTTTTTGGTATCACTGGGTTAGCTACAGATGTCACTACCTTGAATGAATTGTTCCGTTACAAGACTAATATGtataaattgaaagaaaacCGATCTATTGAACCCGAAACTTTTACCAATCTAGTGTCAAGTACGTTATATAGTAAAAGATTTGGACCATATTTTGTGGGGCCTGTTGTTGCAGGGTTGAATAGTAAAACAGGAAAACCATATATCGCAGGGTTTGATTTAATCGGGTGTATTGATGAGGCTAAAGATTTCATTGTAAGTGGTACTGCCAGTGATCAATTATTTGGTATGTGTGAATCATTATATGAACCTAATTTAGAAAGTGAAGATCTATTCGAAACCATCAGCCAAGCCCTATTAAATGCTGTAGATCGTGATGCATTATCTGGTTGGGGTGCTGTGGTGTATATAATCAAGAAAGATAAAGTGATTAAGAGATACTTGAAGACCAGACAGGATTAATCAAGGctaaaaattgaaaaaaaataaaacaaaaaactAGACGAGACGAAGTGATAAGAGCTTCTtcacaaatatatatgtatttaCATGATATGTGATACTTGCGTACGATATAGGATATATACTTGCatactactaataatacaaattaataaaaagagaaaaagaaaacatcAAATTATCGTCGCATGCCACAAAGAATGCGTGCGTCGGTAAACTTGTGTATTACTatcgttattattttcattttaattattcttcttttatattctattaCGAGTTACGTTTGGCTTTCTCACGTTCAACGAGCTGGCGCAATAGAGCTTCATCACGCTCTAAATCATCCCAGGCATTAGCATTAGCATTCTTGGCTGCTGCGTTCTCACGTGCATTGGCCAAACGTT contains these protein-coding regions:
- the PUP3 gene encoding proteasome core particle subunit beta 3 (similar to Saccharomyces cerevisiae PUP3 (YER094C); ancestral locus Anc_7.383) — encoded protein: MSDPSSINGGVVVAMTGKDCVAIACDLRLGSQSLGVSNNFEKIFHYGHVFFGITGLATDVTTLNELFRYKTNMYKLKENRSIEPETFTNLVSSTLYSKRFGPYFVGPVVAGLNSKTGKPYIAGFDLIGCIDEAKDFIVSGTASDQLFGMCESLYEPNLESEDLFETISQALLNAVDRDALSGWGAVVYIIKKDKVIKRYLKTRQD